In a genomic window of Scyliorhinus torazame isolate Kashiwa2021f chromosome 5, sScyTor2.1, whole genome shotgun sequence:
- the LOC140419033 gene encoding uncharacterized protein produces the protein MEKPWKCEDCGKEFNYPSRLEIHRRSHTGAGIMEKPCKCEDCGKGFNYPSLLELHRRSHTGERPWKCEECGKGFNYPSLLENHRRSHTGETIWKCEKCGKGFNYPSLLEYHRRSHTGAGTMEKPWKCEDCGKGFNFPCLLEIHRRSHTGEKPFTCCVCGKGFTKSTNLLRHQRNHTEEKPFSCTDCGKSFGQLSNLTAHQRVHTGERPFNCLVCGKGFTQSASLMLHQRIHTDQRPFSCTYCGKRFRQSSDLTAHQRTHTGEKPFICSVCGKGFTHSSGLWSHRRTHTEEKPFSCIACEKRFRHSSALTAHQRSHTGERPFTCSQCGKGFTQCSHLLTHQRVHTGEPAL, from the coding sequence atggagaaaccgtggaaatgtgaggactgtgggaaagaaTTTAATTATCCATCCCGACTAGAaatccatcgacgcagtcacactggggctgGCATAATGGAGAAACCAtgcaaatgtgaggactgtgggaagggattcaattatccatccttgctggaacttcaccgacgcagtcacacgGGAGAgagaccatggaaatgtgaggaatgtgggaaaggattcaattatccatccctgTTGGAAaaccatcgacgcagtcacactggggagacaatATGGAAATGTGagaaatgtgggaaaggattcaattatccatccctgctggaataccatcgacgcagtcacactggggcagggaccatggagaaaccatggaaatgtgaggactgtggcaaAGGATTTAATTTCCCATGCCTGTTGGAAATccatcgacgcagccacactggggagaagccgttcacctgttgtgtgtgtgggaagggatttactaagtcaaccaacctgctgagacatcagcgaaatCACACCGAAGAAAAGCCCTTCAGCtgtactgactgtggaaagagtttcgGGCAGTTATCCAATCTCACtgcacaccaacgggttcacactggggagaggccattcaactgccttgtgtgtgggaagggattcactcagtcagccagcCTCATGTTACACCAAAGAATTCACACTGatcagaggccgttcagctgcacttactgtggaaagaggttcagacAGTCCTCTGACCTCActgcacaccaacgcactcacactggggagaaaccgttcatttgttctgtgtgtgggaagggattcactcattcatctggCCTTTGGTCACACCGGCGAACTCACACCgaggagaaaccattcagctgcattGCCTGTGAAAAGAGGTTTAGACATTCTTCCGCCCTCACTGCAcaccaacgcagtcacactggggagagaccattcacctgctcccagtgtgggaagggattcactcaatgctctcacctactgacacaccagagagttcatacTGGGGAACCTGCTCTgtga
- the LOC140419034 gene encoding uncharacterized protein — translation MGRMASFCTVNSMITTAERSWKCEDCGKGFYYPCLLEIHQRSHTGEKPFICSICGKGFTQSSGLSLHQRDHTGERPFSCSVCGKGFTQLSALLTHQRNHTGESPFSCTSCGKRFRSSSNLSTHKCVHTGEKPFTCSECGMGFTQSTNLVGHRRIHTEEKPFTCTSCGKSFRPLSTLTAHQRTHTGERPFACSLSGKRFTQSASLMLHQRIHTEERPFGCTHCGKRFRQSSDLTAHHVHTGQRPFICSVCGTGFNQSSGLWSHRRVHTEVKPFSSTACGRSFRSSSDLNVHKRVHTGERPFTRSVCGKGFSRSHNLWTHQRVHK, via the coding sequence atgggccgaatggcctccttctgcactgtaaattctatgataaccaccgCAGAAAGatcgtggaaatgtgaggattgtggtaaAGGATTCTATTACCCATGCCTGCTGGAAatccatcaacgcagtcacactggggagaagccattcatctgctccatatgtgggaaaggattcactcagtcgtctggCCTTTCGTTACATCAGcgagatcacactggggagaggccattcagctgctctgtctgtgggaagggttttactcAGTTATcagccctgctgacacaccagagaaatcacactggggagagcccaTTCAGTtgcacttcctgtggaaagaggttcaggtctTCATCCAACCTCAGCACCCACaagtgtgttcacactggggagaaaccattcacctgctccgagtgtgggatgggattcactcagtcaaccaACCTGGTGGGACACAggagaattcacactgaggagaaaccattcacctgcacttcctgtggaaagagcttcaggcCGTTATCCACACTCACTgctcaccaacgcactcacactggagagagaccattcgcctgttcCTTATCTGGGAAGAGATTCACACAATCAGCCAGCCTCAtgttacaccagcgaattcacactgaggagaggccgtttggCTGCACTcactgtggaaagagattcaggCAGTCTTCCGACCTCACTGCACACCATGTTCACACCGggcagagaccattcatctgctccgtctGTGGAACGGGATTCAATCAGTCATCCGGCCTTTggtcacaccggcgagttcacactgaggtgaAGCCATTCAGCAGCACAGCCTGTGGAAGGAGTTTCAGATCTTCATCTGATCTCAACGTACAcaagcgcgttcacactggggagaggccgttcacccgctctgtgtgtgggaagggattcagtcggtcacACAATCTgtggacacaccagagagttcacaagtga